Proteins encoded together in one Gigantopelta aegis isolate Gae_Host chromosome 8, Gae_host_genome, whole genome shotgun sequence window:
- the LOC121378803 gene encoding uncharacterized protein LOC121378803: protein MGKDKKSLYSSKDKLKSENLKLALKLKNLESQYKEVHDVFVLLKRDYDMSKGMFPTQRYSRLKDMIKRTTTKSNMEKAHSFIEKDEHKKTSVMGGLLGQCKKLANATEEPEPTKRPQSGAVGGLLASCKKFVGVADDMETAVDIQKDLSQMSKQEIAQDNDVKEQQIEKFPAKFLRAYNRLDKLKRDYDQSKDVFFMRRYGLLKSMIKAITTDTTLMSK from the exons ATGGGCAAGGACAAGAAATCTC tttacaGCTCGAAGGACAAGCTGAAATCTGAAAACCTCAAACTGgctttaaaattgaaaaatctCGAGTCTCAATATAAAGAAGTCCATGACGTTTTCGTCCTGTTAAAACGAGACTATGACATGTCGAAGGGCATGTTTCCGACACAGAGGTATAGTCGCCTGAAGGATATGATCAAACGAACGACCACGAAGAGCAACATGGAAAAAGCTCACTCTTTTATCGAAAAGGACGAACATAAGAAAACGTCAGTAATGGGCGGTTTACTGGGACAGTGCAAGAAACTCGCTAACGCAACAGAAGAACCAGAGCCGACAAAACGCCCACAAAGTGGCGCTGTCGGCGGTTTGTTAGCTTCGTGTAAAAAGTTCGTCGGTGTAGCAGACGATATGGAGACTGCTGTTGATATTCAGAAAG atttgagtCAAATGTCCAAACAGGAAATTGCACAAGACAACGACGTTAAAGAACAACAAATTGAGAAATTTCCCGCCAAATTCCTGCGCGCCTACAATCGACTTGACAAACTGAAGCGTGACTACGACCAATCAAAAGACGTGTTCTTTATGAGGCGATACGGACTGTTAAAATCTATGATTAAAGCGATCACTACCGACACAACGCTAATGAGTAAATGA